From a region of the bacterium genome:
- a CDS encoding DUF6132 family protein, whose protein sequence is MIIRLVIGALIGGVLGYAVYRFIGCSTGTCPITSNPWISTIYGVVVGLAIAVMGKH, encoded by the coding sequence ATGATTATCAGACTGGTTATTGGTGCACTGATTGGTGGTGTTTTGGGATATGCGGTGTATCGTTTCATAGGGTGCTCCACAGGGACCTGCCCTATCACCTCAAACCCGTGGATCAGCACGATTTACGGCGTCGTAGTGGGCTTAGCAATAGCCGTGATGGGCAAACACTAA
- a CDS encoding cytochrome c biogenesis protein CcdA translates to MFEQLFTALSHAVEGSAAVALGAAFVWGVLSILLSPCHLASIPLIVGFIDKQGRITMRRAFAISLLFAAGILITIGVIGAMTAGAGRMLGDVGRWGNYAVAVIFFIVGLYLLDAIRLPMPGAAQPGMKRKGMFAAFILGLVFGIALGPCTFAYMAPILAVSFKFAATNLTYGILLLLLYGVGHCAVIVLAGTFTEVVQHYLDWNEKSRGAVILKKVCGVLVLLGGLYLLYTAK, encoded by the coding sequence ATGTTTGAGCAATTATTTACTGCACTGTCACATGCGGTCGAAGGATCGGCGGCGGTCGCGTTGGGGGCTGCCTTTGTGTGGGGTGTACTCAGTATTCTGCTCAGTCCCTGCCATTTGGCGAGTATCCCGCTAATTGTGGGGTTCATCGATAAGCAAGGGCGGATTACCATGCGGCGGGCATTCGCCATCTCGCTTCTGTTTGCGGCGGGAATTCTCATCACAATTGGTGTGATCGGCGCTATGACGGCGGGGGCCGGCCGGATGCTGGGGGATGTCGGACGCTGGGGAAACTACGCGGTGGCTGTTATTTTTTTCATCGTCGGGCTCTACCTGCTCGATGCCATCCGCCTGCCCATGCCGGGGGCGGCCCAACCTGGCATGAAACGCAAGGGGATGTTTGCGGCGTTTATTTTGGGACTTGTGTTTGGTATAGCACTTGGTCCCTGTACGTTCGCCTATATGGCCCCGATACTGGCCGTGTCGTTCAAATTCGCTGCGACCAATCTGACCTACGGGATTTTGCTGCTTTTGTTGTACGGGGTGGGGCACTGTGCGGTCATTGTGTTGGCAGGCACATTCACCGAGGTGGTTCAGCACTATCTGGATTGGAATGAGAAATCCAGGGGCGCAGTGATATTGAAGAAGGTTTGTGGAGTATTGGTACTCTTGGGCGGCTTGTACTTGCTCTATACGGCGAAATAG
- a CDS encoding thioredoxin family protein — protein MTEINEKKTNDAACGCGGGSCCSGPGKWIWIIMALAVAGVLIVKHSPKHDAPSTPVASVTPSAVLASGTNAVTQEKALPRLVDLGAGKCIPCKMMAPILDDLKKTLAGKLDVQFIDVWENPDAGKKYGINVIPTQIFYDAQGKELFRHEGFFGKEDILGKWRELAVDLTM, from the coding sequence ATGACGGAAATAAACGAAAAAAAAACCAATGACGCGGCCTGTGGATGCGGAGGCGGAAGTTGCTGCAGTGGGCCGGGAAAATGGATTTGGATCATTATGGCTCTGGCTGTGGCTGGAGTGTTGATTGTAAAGCACTCCCCTAAACATGATGCCCCCAGCACACCAGTAGCGAGTGTCACCCCTTCTGCTGTTCTGGCGAGCGGCACCAACGCTGTGACGCAAGAGAAAGCACTGCCTCGCTTGGTTGATCTGGGCGCAGGGAAATGCATTCCCTGCAAGATGATGGCGCCCATTCTGGATGACCTCAAGAAGACGCTTGCGGGTAAGCTGGACGTCCAATTTATTGATGTATGGGAAAACCCGGATGCAGGGAAGAAATACGGGATTAACGTGATCCCGACGCAAATCTTCTATGACGCGCAGGGGAAGGAATTATTTCGGCACGAAGGATTTTTCGGGAAAGAAGATATTCTGGGCAAGTGGAGGGAGCTTGCGGTAGATCTGACGATGTGA
- a CDS encoding thioredoxin family protein: MKKIQILGTGCSKCKTLLANAEEAVKALDIEATIEKVDKIQDIMKFGVMTTPALVVDGVVKSAGKVLSADEIKKFLG, translated from the coding sequence ATGAAGAAAATACAAATACTGGGCACGGGTTGTTCGAAATGCAAAACGCTGCTGGCCAATGCGGAAGAGGCGGTCAAGGCACTGGACATTGAGGCCACTATTGAGAAGGTGGACAAGATTCAGGATATTATGAAGTTTGGAGTGATGACGACCCCGGCGTTGGTGGTGGATGGTGTGGTGAAGAGTGCCGGCAAGGTGTTGAGTGCGGACGAAATTAAGAAATTCTTGGGATGA
- a CDS encoding permease, which produces MLLIWGVAYWNLELFSGWITYGVLGLPQGNHFSTAFQFFIFETPKVLMLLTLIVFVVGIIRSFFTPERTRRILAGKRESVGNVLAALLGIVTPFCSCSAVPLFIGFVTAGIPLGVTLSFLISAPMVNEIALVLLFGMFGWKVAAIYLGMGLIIAMVAGWVIGRLKMERHVEDWVYATGLSAGLEEEQLDIAARIQLGRDAVRDIVGKVWLYVMIGIAVGAGIHGYVPANAMASFMGKGAWWSVPLAVVIGVPMYSNAAGIIPIVQALLGKGAALGTVLAFMMAVIALSLPEAIILRKVLKPRLLAAFFGVVAIGIMAVGYLFNFIM; this is translated from the coding sequence CTGCTCCTGATTTGGGGTGTGGCGTACTGGAATCTGGAGTTATTTTCAGGCTGGATAACGTATGGGGTATTGGGTTTGCCGCAGGGTAATCACTTTAGCACCGCGTTTCAGTTTTTTATATTTGAGACACCCAAGGTCTTGATGCTGCTTACACTGATTGTGTTTGTGGTGGGTATTATCCGCTCATTTTTCACCCCTGAACGGACGCGCCGGATTCTGGCGGGGAAACGCGAATCGGTGGGTAATGTCCTGGCCGCGCTGTTAGGTATTGTGACGCCGTTCTGCTCCTGTTCGGCTGTGCCACTCTTTATAGGTTTTGTGACAGCAGGGATTCCGCTTGGCGTGACGCTGTCATTCCTGATTTCGGCACCCATGGTCAACGAGATCGCGCTGGTTTTGCTCTTTGGGATGTTTGGATGGAAGGTGGCCGCTATCTATCTGGGTATGGGGCTGATCATCGCCATGGTCGCTGGCTGGGTCATCGGTCGTTTAAAGATGGAGCGCCATGTTGAGGACTGGGTTTACGCAACAGGACTATCGGCGGGTCTTGAAGAGGAACAGCTCGATATTGCCGCGCGTATCCAGCTTGGTCGCGATGCTGTGCGGGATATTGTGGGTAAGGTGTGGCTCTATGTCATGATCGGTATTGCTGTGGGCGCAGGCATTCATGGGTATGTGCCGGCAAATGCCATGGCGTCATTCATGGGCAAAGGAGCCTGGTGGAGTGTTCCGCTTGCGGTGGTCATTGGGGTGCCGATGTATTCCAACGCGGCGGGTATTATTCCCATTGTGCAGGCGTTGTTGGGCAAAGGTGCAGCGTTGGGAACGGTGTTGGCGTTCATGATGGCGGTGATTGCCCTTTCCCTGCCGGAGGCAATCATTCTGCGCAAAGTGCTTAAACCCCGATTGCTCGCGGCGTTTTTCGGGGTGGTGGCGATTGGGATCATGGCGGTTGGATATTTATTCAATTTTATCATGTAG
- a CDS encoding metalloregulator ArsR/SmtB family transcription factor has translation MNYQQAKVRADILKALAHPVRIMIINALVDGARCVCELNKLAEIDQSGLSRHLAILKKAGILSDRREGMKVFYHLETPCILKAFECAVDVVRADAKRRTEHLKGE, from the coding sequence ATGAATTACCAGCAAGCGAAAGTGCGGGCGGATATCCTTAAGGCATTGGCGCATCCGGTGCGAATCATGATCATCAACGCTCTAGTAGATGGAGCCCGATGCGTCTGTGAGTTAAATAAGTTGGCGGAAATAGACCAATCCGGTTTATCGCGGCATCTGGCCATCCTGAAGAAGGCCGGGATCCTGAGTGACCGGCGTGAAGGCATGAAGGTGTTTTACCATCTTGAAACCCCCTGTATCCTCAAGGCCTTTGAATGCGCCGTGGACGTGGTTCGGGCTGATGCCAAACGCAGAACCGAACACTTGAAAGGGGAATGA
- a CDS encoding energy-coupling factor ABC transporter permease gives MHMADALISPAVGGAMWAVTAGLMAWCARKVKEAREDRLVPLMGVLGAFIFTAQMINFSIPGTGSSGHLGGGLILAIMLGPYAAFLVIASVLTVQALLFADGGLLALGCNVFNLGFFPSFIAYPLFYQLIAGKDRVGARAWCASLAAAVLGLQLGALGVVVETKMSGIAELPFKTFVLIMQPIHLAIGIVEGLTTATVVAFVARARPEAMELGICGQKGRLGPVLVGFLAVAAILGGLTSWFASTHPDGLEWSIEKISGKEEVAGSQDSVHARLAGVQAKTALLPDYGFKGAQAEPFSGVQTAAVEDTWPVVKAGTSVAGIVGGLVTLALTLLIGVVLKAHMGLKKD, from the coding sequence ATGCATATGGCGGATGCGTTGATTTCCCCTGCCGTAGGCGGGGCGATGTGGGCGGTCACAGCGGGGTTGATGGCGTGGTGTGCGCGGAAGGTCAAGGAGGCTCGTGAAGACCGGCTGGTTCCGTTGATGGGGGTCCTGGGTGCTTTTATTTTCACGGCCCAGATGATTAATTTTTCGATTCCCGGCACGGGGTCCAGTGGACATTTGGGGGGCGGGCTGATTTTGGCGATTATGCTGGGCCCCTATGCGGCGTTCCTGGTGATTGCGTCGGTGTTGACTGTGCAGGCGTTGTTATTTGCCGATGGCGGCCTGTTGGCGTTGGGTTGCAATGTTTTCAACCTTGGGTTCTTTCCGTCATTTATTGCCTATCCATTGTTCTATCAACTCATTGCCGGGAAAGACCGGGTGGGCGCCCGGGCCTGGTGTGCGTCCTTGGCGGCGGCAGTACTGGGCTTACAACTTGGGGCTTTGGGTGTGGTTGTAGAAACGAAAATGTCGGGTATTGCCGAATTGCCTTTCAAAACCTTTGTTTTGATCATGCAACCCATTCATTTGGCGATCGGAATCGTTGAGGGGCTTACGACTGCGACGGTTGTTGCGTTTGTGGCCCGTGCCCGGCCTGAGGCCATGGAGTTGGGCATCTGTGGACAGAAGGGGCGTTTGGGGCCAGTGTTAGTCGGATTCCTGGCGGTGGCGGCGATTCTTGGAGGGCTGACTAGTTGGTTTGCTTCCACGCATCCCGATGGATTGGAATGGTCGATCGAAAAAATTAGCGGGAAAGAGGAAGTGGCTGGCTCCCAAGATAGTGTGCATGCACGATTGGCGGGGGTTCAGGCTAAAACCGCATTATTGCCGGACTATGGTTTCAAGGGGGCACAAGCAGAGCCTTTTTCAGGAGTGCAAACTGCGGCGGTTGAGGACACCTGGCCAGTCGTGAAGGCAGGAACCTCAGTTGCGGGAATTGTCGGTGGGTTGGTGACCCTGGCCCTGACGCTGCTGATCGGCGTTGTCCTTAAAGCGCATATGGGGCTGAAAAAAGATTAA
- a CDS encoding Gfo/Idh/MocA family oxidoreductase, whose product MKPIRWGILGPGKIARKFAIGLQSVPDARLVAVASKTAGRAAAFAAEFNAPHVYDNYEAMVADPEVDVVYVATPHPLHHEAAMLCMKAKKAVLCEKPFTLNERDSQELIDCARRENVFLMEAMWTRFLPHMVKVREWLAQGVIGEPRMVMADFGFRTDWDPEGRALNLQLGGGALLDVGIYPLSLASMVFGGAPVKVTGQCHLGETGVDEQSAMVLSYQRGALAVLTCAVRTHTPHEARILGTEGSIYMPGFWHLTDVTLTIPGKSSETVTPVKVGNGYNYEAVEVGRCLRAGLKESPVMPLSETISTMRTMDELRRQWGLVYPQEK is encoded by the coding sequence ATGAAGCCGATAAGATGGGGAATTTTGGGACCGGGTAAAATAGCGCGGAAATTTGCCATCGGGCTGCAGTCTGTGCCGGATGCGCGGCTGGTGGCGGTTGCGTCAAAAACGGCAGGGCGTGCGGCGGCCTTTGCCGCTGAGTTTAATGCCCCTCATGTGTATGACAATTATGAGGCCATGGTAGCGGATCCTGAGGTGGATGTTGTGTATGTGGCCACCCCGCACCCCCTGCACCACGAGGCGGCAATGCTCTGTATGAAAGCAAAAAAAGCCGTGCTTTGTGAGAAGCCTTTTACCCTCAATGAGCGGGATAGTCAGGAGCTGATCGACTGTGCCCGGCGTGAGAATGTGTTTCTGATGGAGGCGATGTGGACCCGGTTTCTGCCCCACATGGTAAAGGTACGCGAGTGGCTGGCACAGGGTGTGATCGGGGAACCGCGGATGGTGATGGCTGACTTTGGTTTCCGGACGGACTGGGATCCCGAAGGCCGGGCGTTGAACCTGCAATTGGGCGGGGGGGCCTTGCTGGACGTGGGGATTTATCCCTTGTCTCTGGCATCAATGGTATTTGGTGGTGCACCCGTGAAGGTGACAGGCCAATGTCATCTGGGCGAGACCGGGGTCGATGAGCAGTCGGCCATGGTGTTATCCTATCAGCGGGGAGCCTTGGCTGTTTTGACTTGTGCCGTGAGAACCCACACGCCTCATGAAGCGCGGATTCTAGGCACGGAAGGTTCAATTTATATGCCCGGCTTCTGGCACTTGACTGATGTGACGCTGACGATCCCTGGAAAAAGCTCTGAAACGGTGACTCCGGTGAAAGTGGGGAATGGATATAACTATGAGGCGGTTGAGGTCGGCCGTTGTTTACGCGCCGGGCTTAAGGAAAGTCCCGTGATGCCGTTATCCGAAACCATATCTACTATGCGGACCATGGATGAGTTGCGTCGGCAATGGGGCCTGGTCTATCCACAGGAGAAGTGA
- the pyrF gene encoding orotidine-5'-phosphate decarboxylase encodes MKPEIILAVDVPSADEVSPLMNKLPAELTWFKVGLELFTAEGPAVLNIISSRDKKIFLDLKLHDIPRTVANAVTSAAKLGVNLITVHAIGGRAMLQAAAAAAAAFGPNRPHLVAVTTLTSLNQDDFIDLGINRTVSAQALALTEMALACGIDGVVTSVHEAPALRQRFGNSPILVTPGIRPSGADVGDQKRVATPTLAVDAGSTYLVVGRPIVEAADPSQAARAIQMEIDRAWQAKSR; translated from the coding sequence ATGAAACCGGAAATTATTCTTGCTGTTGATGTCCCCTCCGCAGATGAGGTTAGCCCCCTGATGAACAAACTTCCCGCCGAATTGACCTGGTTCAAGGTGGGACTCGAGCTTTTCACAGCAGAGGGCCCGGCGGTCCTTAACATCATCTCTTCCCGCGATAAGAAGATTTTTCTCGACCTGAAATTGCATGATATTCCCCGCACCGTCGCCAATGCCGTGACCTCCGCCGCCAAACTGGGCGTCAACCTGATCACCGTTCATGCGATTGGGGGCCGCGCCATGCTTCAGGCCGCCGCCGCGGCCGCCGCGGCCTTTGGCCCCAACCGCCCGCATCTCGTTGCCGTGACCACCCTGACCAGCCTGAATCAGGACGATTTCATTGATCTCGGCATTAATCGTACCGTCTCGGCCCAGGCGCTGGCACTGACCGAAATGGCCCTCGCATGCGGGATTGATGGCGTTGTCACATCCGTACACGAAGCGCCCGCCCTGCGCCAACGCTTTGGGAACAGCCCTATACTCGTAACCCCCGGCATCCGCCCCTCCGGTGCCGATGTGGGCGATCAAAAGCGCGTGGCCACCCCCACCCTGGCGGTGGATGCTGGCTCTACCTACCTGGTGGTAGGACGTCCCATTGTCGAAGCGGCTGACCCCTCTCAGGCCGCACGAGCCATCCAAATGGAAATCGATCGCGCCTGGCAGGCGAAGTCGCGCTAG
- a CDS encoding 3'-5' exonuclease, whose translation MLAMSFQLVAETVYADPNAWLDQPLTNATFVVFDVETTGLLARQSRILEIGAIKFRNGEILERRNWLIKPDIPIPWEVQGIHGITPALVSNAPPFSSVFPEFSAFASNTILLAHNARFDHAFIAEELIRNQLSFPATPILDTIPLCKVWHPEQRSFSLQNLTASLTPNHEEHTITDTSLPDGTLRNNRFHSALYDCEFLTLLVMKGFQKLPQDATVKALTHITGGVYFFEHHRLKKLPRETPTCKP comes from the coding sequence ATGCTGGCAATGTCATTTCAATTAGTGGCCGAAACAGTTTACGCAGACCCCAATGCCTGGCTTGACCAGCCGCTCACTAACGCCACCTTCGTCGTCTTTGACGTTGAGACGACCGGTTTGCTAGCCCGGCAATCGCGCATTCTGGAAATTGGTGCTATCAAGTTCCGTAACGGGGAAATCCTTGAGCGTCGCAACTGGCTGATCAAACCTGACATTCCCATCCCCTGGGAAGTCCAGGGCATTCACGGGATCACACCGGCCCTGGTTTCTAACGCCCCCCCTTTTTCAAGCGTATTTCCCGAATTTTCCGCGTTCGCAAGCAATACCATCCTTCTGGCCCATAATGCCCGCTTTGACCATGCCTTTATCGCCGAGGAGTTAATCCGCAACCAACTCTCCTTCCCCGCCACCCCCATCCTGGATACCATCCCCTTGTGCAAGGTATGGCATCCGGAGCAAAGAAGCTTCAGCCTACAAAATCTGACGGCAAGCCTGACTCCGAACCATGAGGAACACACCATAACCGATACCTCCCTGCCGGACGGCACTCTCCGTAACAACCGCTTTCACTCCGCTCTATATGACTGCGAATTTTTGACTCTGTTGGTAATGAAGGGATTCCAGAAATTGCCTCAGGACGCCACGGTGAAAGCGCTCACACATATCACGGGAGGGGTCTACTTCTTCGAACATCACCGCCTCAAGAAGCTTCCCAGAGAAACCCCAACATGCAAACCATAG
- a CDS encoding DMT family protein, with protein sequence MQTIVLLAISNIFMTFAWYGHLKYKSSPLWMAIMVSWSIAFFEYCFQVPANRYGYGQFNGAQLKTIQEVITLIIFMVFSVLYLKEEFKWNYLVGFSLIIAAVFFVFHKW encoded by the coding sequence ATGCAAACCATAGTACTTCTGGCCATATCCAACATTTTCATGACTTTTGCCTGGTACGGGCATTTGAAATATAAAAGCTCTCCTCTATGGATGGCCATCATGGTCAGTTGGAGCATCGCCTTTTTTGAATATTGTTTCCAAGTGCCGGCCAATCGCTATGGCTATGGACAGTTCAATGGTGCCCAACTCAAAACCATCCAGGAAGTCATTACCCTGATCATATTTATGGTCTTCTCCGTGCTGTATCTGAAAGAAGAATTCAAGTGGAACTATCTGGTCGGTTTCAGCCTGATTATTGCGGCCGTCTTTTTTGTCTTTCACAAGTGGTAG
- a CDS encoding Ser-Thr-rich GPI-anchored membrane family protein yields MKRWVFYLLSGLSVAIATIMVVLYFFTPRTIAKNAPKQVAILMNAPAIASTPSANVSIQTVTTIPAVSPPQNQIIPVTSTGTPSLTIAQQGIKIQRTLFGGGITFVAADLPTSPLRTELEALPPPIQVEAIARLTELTFHINDLQSLHVDKRGMVYYACTFSNTPATGTAPVSASTDKSPAYIPKNNLNYIFSAGRTSPAIPIPGILAEVPIASPPIRHSKPGVTNVLFLDFNGHVITNTAWNSDTKFLVPRWDCLPFDIDGNTNTFSVTEQECIIRIWERVSEDYAPFNIDVTTEQPTRWTSTTGHALITPEIDAHGIHCPHFGYGGYAYISPGFGNVNYSYNTSGCYSPAFVLPLGDTSASYSSTAEAISHELGHNMGLSHDGTTLPDGAYYWGHGSGDISWAPIMGAGYGKNVTQWSKGEYYLANNPEDDLAIISAKVPYRTDDHGNTNSVATLLTASNETIISSGIITSNTDVDVLAFFAGIGSMSLTVFPYRCANSSYGGNLDINARLYNSLGALVASNNPSDTTQAVINYASPAAGKFYLFISNSGAGNPTNSSPSGYTSYGSIGQYFVTGTVAQASGIFVKIPNGGELWYKGQTNTIRWTSGTNAVGNVKVELFRGEGRYSTIANNLTNTGTYSWNITNPMLSSTNFKVHISSLTQTGVWDRSDGPFSITVVPPTTNLFENFDASPSLPVNWSQTNLACTNNWKFQPGGWTGYWYPSSAHSGSYNACLYDETTDSDICILSTPILNASGCTGAVLRFWHCMTSWESDQDFLNILIKTNEAGSWVWIAGYSNSVASWTQRTIALPNPGTNYTIGFAGNAKYGYGVCLDDVEVIGYPEDINYVTNNTPLSWLVDNSLDPTDAAALSDTDSDGMKAWEEWIAGTCPTQSSSVLNVSNTWNAVNAPIIIWSAVTGRTYSVNWATNLLTTPFAPMTNNITTGVYTDTVHTVEQTGFYRIGVQVAP; encoded by the coding sequence ATGAAACGGTGGGTTTTTTACTTACTATCGGGGTTAAGTGTGGCTATTGCCACCATTATGGTTGTTTTGTATTTTTTCACCCCGCGCACAATTGCGAAAAACGCCCCGAAGCAGGTGGCTATCCTCATGAATGCTCCAGCGATTGCATCAACACCTTCTGCAAATGTTTCCATTCAGACAGTCACGACAATCCCGGCAGTTTCTCCACCCCAAAATCAGATTATTCCGGTCACCTCAACCGGGACACCCTCTTTAACGATTGCCCAGCAGGGAATTAAGATCCAGCGCACTCTGTTCGGTGGCGGCATCACATTTGTTGCGGCTGACTTGCCAACCAGTCCTTTGCGGACAGAATTGGAAGCCCTCCCCCCCCCAATCCAAGTCGAGGCTATCGCCAGACTCACTGAGTTAACTTTTCACATCAATGACTTACAGTCCCTCCATGTGGATAAGCGTGGCATGGTCTACTATGCCTGCACTTTCTCCAACACCCCCGCAACAGGAACAGCACCCGTTTCAGCGTCCACCGATAAATCCCCCGCCTATATTCCGAAAAATAACCTTAACTACATTTTTTCAGCAGGAAGGACCTCACCCGCCATTCCTATCCCGGGAATTCTGGCGGAAGTCCCCATCGCTTCGCCTCCGATAAGACATAGCAAGCCAGGGGTCACCAACGTTCTGTTCCTGGATTTCAACGGACACGTCATCACTAACACCGCTTGGAATTCAGACACCAAATTCTTGGTACCGCGCTGGGACTGTCTTCCGTTTGATATCGACGGCAACACCAACACCTTCAGTGTTACTGAGCAGGAGTGCATCATCAGGATTTGGGAGCGTGTGTCCGAAGATTACGCTCCCTTTAATATTGACGTTACCACCGAGCAGCCGACCCGTTGGACCTCCACTACCGGGCATGCGCTGATCACACCAGAAATAGATGCCCACGGAATCCACTGTCCCCATTTTGGCTATGGCGGATATGCCTATATCTCTCCCGGCTTCGGAAATGTTAATTATTCTTACAATACCTCCGGCTGTTATTCACCCGCCTTTGTGTTGCCCCTGGGGGACACCAGTGCCAGTTATTCCTCCACGGCTGAAGCCATTTCTCATGAACTTGGCCATAATATGGGACTGAGCCACGATGGCACCACCCTACCAGACGGAGCCTATTACTGGGGCCACGGATCCGGCGACATATCCTGGGCTCCCATTATGGGCGCAGGGTATGGAAAGAATGTCACCCAATGGTCGAAAGGCGAATATTATCTAGCCAATAATCCTGAAGATGATCTGGCCATTATCTCGGCAAAAGTACCCTATCGCACAGATGACCACGGCAACACCAATTCAGTTGCAACACTTCTTACAGCCAGTAATGAAACCATTATTTCTTCAGGCATCATCACCAGTAACACCGACGTCGATGTGCTCGCATTCTTTGCCGGGATTGGTTCCATGAGCCTAACCGTGTTTCCCTATCGCTGCGCCAATAGCTCATACGGGGGCAATCTCGACATCAACGCACGACTGTATAATAGCTTAGGAGCGCTTGTGGCTTCAAATAACCCCAGCGACACAACTCAAGCCGTCATCAATTACGCATCCCCTGCGGCCGGGAAGTTTTATCTATTTATCTCGAATAGTGGAGCTGGTAATCCGACCAATTCCTCCCCAAGCGGTTACACCTCCTATGGGAGTATCGGTCAATATTTCGTGACAGGAACAGTGGCGCAAGCCTCAGGCATTTTCGTCAAGATCCCCAACGGCGGGGAGCTCTGGTACAAAGGGCAAACCAATACGATCCGCTGGACAAGTGGAACGAATGCGGTTGGTAATGTTAAGGTTGAACTATTCAGAGGCGAAGGCCGCTATAGCACCATTGCCAATAATTTAACCAATACCGGCACCTATTCCTGGAACATCACGAATCCAATGCTCAGTTCCACAAACTTCAAAGTTCACATATCCAGCCTGACGCAAACCGGTGTCTGGGACCGAAGTGATGGGCCCTTTTCAATAACCGTAGTGCCCCCAACAACCAATCTATTTGAGAATTTTGACGCCAGCCCTTCGTTACCAGTTAATTGGTCACAAACAAATCTTGCCTGCACAAACAACTGGAAATTCCAACCTGGGGGATGGACTGGCTATTGGTATCCATCAAGCGCACACTCAGGGAGCTATAACGCCTGCCTATACGACGAAACGACTGACTCAGACATCTGCATTCTTTCAACGCCCATCCTCAATGCAAGCGGCTGCACCGGGGCGGTACTCAGATTCTGGCATTGCATGACGTCATGGGAATCCGATCAGGATTTCCTGAATATATTGATCAAAACCAATGAAGCCGGATCATGGGTCTGGATTGCGGGCTATTCCAATTCGGTTGCCAGTTGGACTCAACGAACAATCGCCCTACCGAATCCTGGGACTAATTATACGATTGGCTTTGCAGGGAATGCAAAATACGGGTACGGGGTATGCCTGGATGATGTTGAAGTGATTGGGTACCCGGAGGATATTAATTACGTTACCAACAATACCCCGCTATCGTGGCTTGTTGACAACAGCCTTGACCCAACAGATGCAGCGGCATTGAGCGACACTGATAGCGACGGAATGAAAGCCTGGGAAGAATGGATCGCCGGGACCTGTCCCACGCAAAGCTCATCAGTCCTGAATGTTTCCAACACTTGGAATGCCGTAAACGCACCCATAATAATCTGGTCGGCTGTAACTGGCCGTACCTATTCCGTTAACTGGGCTACCAACCTATTAACCACCCCCTTTGCTCCGATGACCAACAACATCACAACCGGCGTGTATACCGACACCGTCCACACGGTCGAACAAACCGGCTTCTACCGGATTGGCGTCCAGGTGGCGCCTTAG